Proteins encoded in a region of the Stieleria neptunia genome:
- a CDS encoding DUF1501 domain-containing protein has protein sequence MKTNRRRFLDQSSTVVLGAMTSLVSRAVVADDRSLPGQNGKILVVIQMSGGNDGINTIVPYADEGYAKHRKKLRLSTDRLLKIDESVGFHPSMRSAADLLEQGKLGIVQGVGYPNPSRSHDTSMAIWHSAQVGGEETLRSHGWLGKAMDTTREAVIGGGAKDPDMILVGDESPPLAIQSRRSTAVTLSSLSDLRLRRPAVAQPTIQNDQTPNSSLARFVDQTMQNAITTASVLEQNIEDRIDGSAKFPSTRLGQRMQTISTMVKSGFQTPIYYAIHSGYDTHAAQLPSHARLLREFSDAVKAFMDDVEAAGISDRICVMGFSEFGRRVTENGSEGTDHGTAGPVFLAGSQVRSGLIGSTPKLSDLVDGDLQMTTDFRNMYQEVAQKWLGTALKLPVPRQSLPISLFDA, from the coding sequence ATGAAAACGAATCGACGACGCTTTCTTGACCAGAGTTCCACCGTAGTGTTGGGAGCAATGACCTCGCTGGTCAGCCGGGCAGTGGTGGCCGACGACCGTTCTCTGCCGGGACAAAACGGCAAGATCTTGGTCGTGATCCAGATGAGCGGCGGCAATGACGGAATCAACACGATCGTCCCCTATGCCGACGAAGGTTACGCAAAGCACCGCAAGAAACTGCGATTGTCGACGGATCGGCTACTCAAGATTGACGAGTCGGTGGGATTTCACCCGTCGATGCGTTCTGCGGCGGATCTGCTTGAACAAGGTAAGCTTGGAATCGTACAAGGTGTCGGCTATCCGAACCCGAGTCGTTCGCACGACACGAGCATGGCGATCTGGCACTCGGCCCAGGTCGGCGGCGAAGAGACGCTGCGATCCCACGGGTGGCTTGGCAAGGCGATGGACACAACCCGCGAAGCCGTCATCGGGGGTGGAGCAAAAGATCCCGACATGATATTGGTCGGCGACGAATCCCCACCACTGGCCATCCAAAGTCGTCGCTCGACCGCCGTGACACTGTCTAGCCTAAGCGACTTGCGACTTCGTCGACCCGCCGTCGCACAACCGACAATTCAAAACGACCAGACGCCTAACTCCTCGCTTGCCCGGTTCGTCGATCAGACGATGCAAAACGCGATCACCACGGCGAGTGTATTGGAGCAAAACATCGAGGATAGAATCGATGGCAGTGCCAAGTTCCCGTCCACAAGGCTCGGGCAGCGCATGCAGACCATTTCAACCATGGTCAAAAGCGGTTTTCAAACGCCCATCTACTACGCGATCCACAGCGGCTACGACACCCACGCGGCTCAATTGCCGTCGCACGCGCGTTTGCTCAGAGAATTTTCCGATGCGGTCAAAGCGTTCATGGACGACGTGGAGGCTGCAGGAATCTCCGATCGAATCTGCGTGATGGGCTTTAGCGAATTCGGCCGGAGGGTCACCGAGAATGGTTCCGAAGGAACCGACCACGGAACCGCCGGCCCCGTCTTCCTTGCCGGCAGCCAAGTCCGATCCGGGTTGATCGGATCAACACCCAAACTGTCCGACCTCGTCGACGGTGACCTGCAAATGACCACCGACTTTCGCAACATGTACCAGGAAGTCGCACAAAAGTGGTTGGGCACCGCACTGAAATTGCCTGTGCCACGACAATCTTTGCCTATCAGCCTGTTTGACGCTTAG
- a CDS encoding efflux RND transporter permease subunit: MLDSIIKFSLRYRMLVVAISLIVLVYGSYLATQMSIDVFPDLDRPRVVIITEAPGLATEEVETLVTQPIEIALMGANGVQAVRSQSTSGLNIIFIEFDWSTEIRAARQTVQERLTTLEGILPAGIRPQMTPPSSIMGQIIIAGIYRQDGPNGGKLAQVGTTNLMAEMIEADGKTPRIDVWRPGDRHDFATWEKLDPQFADWSTAEEPNTPTATIAIDDRTYEANFYCDTKQQLELRTIADWIIRPRLLKTTGVAEVFMQGGDRKQYQILINPTALLEYDITVQDVEKALRESNINTSGGFAVTGETERPIRVLGRLGPQSRVVIEDLKKVPVGSNPKRSVLLEQVARVTEGPQFKRGDGSVNGRPGIVFTTVKQPHVDTRQLTDDVAAAFAEVEASLPADIIVNSELFRLKNFIDRGIFNVAEALVIGAVLVIIVLFLFLLNFRTTFITLTAIPLSLVLTTLVFRLVGILSGSELSINVMTLGGIAVAMGELVDDAIVDVENIFRRLKQNNSLPIEEQKPSIVIVFEASKEIRSSIVFGTAVVILSFLPLFALSGVEGRLFTPLGLAYIVSILASFVVSMTVTPVLSYYLLPKSGATHHQGDGFLLHGLKKLVTPLIRLSMSMPRTLLILTWIAVALAAWQMSQLGRNFLPPFDEGSIQVNVTLPPGSSLDASNKVSRAIDAVFQSMQKTDETPNGEILYFVRRTGRAEMDEHASPVNFGEYILSMNPDSGTNREDILADLLEKISDEAPGVDIEVEQPLAHLISHMVSGVYAQIAIKIHGDDLDTLGRVAEQVKNTIQDIPGITPPIVEPIRETAELHIELRADDLALHGLTREYVANVLQTALQGEVVSQVLEGQRRFDLLVRLEEEYRTDYANLGRLRIDLPHQADETERGQIELREVADIGEGTGPNSVNRENARRRIVIRCNTQGRDLASAVGEIKQRVDDEVQMPIGYFIEYGGQFESQQRATQLIIVLAGISIVGMFVVLMLLFPSVRIVLQVLNALPTAFIGGVLALVITQQSLTVASLVGFISLGGIAVRNGILLVTHYFHLMKEEGQDFSQAMIVRGSLERLAPVLMTALTAGIGLIPLVLGGQEPGREILYPVATVILGGLTTSTFCEFLIHPGLFWKFSGRDAARLAEQKTEEDELAMI, encoded by the coding sequence ATGCTCGACTCAATCATCAAATTCTCTTTGCGTTACCGCATGCTGGTCGTCGCGATCAGTTTGATCGTGCTGGTCTACGGTTCGTACCTTGCCACCCAAATGTCGATCGACGTCTTTCCAGACCTTGATCGGCCTCGCGTTGTCATCATCACCGAAGCACCCGGCCTGGCGACAGAGGAAGTTGAAACGCTGGTCACTCAGCCGATCGAGATCGCGTTGATGGGGGCCAACGGAGTGCAGGCCGTCCGCAGTCAGTCGACTTCCGGCTTGAACATCATCTTCATCGAATTCGATTGGTCGACCGAAATTCGCGCGGCTCGCCAGACCGTGCAAGAACGATTGACCACGCTCGAAGGGATCCTGCCCGCCGGAATTCGGCCGCAGATGACACCGCCGTCCTCAATCATGGGCCAGATCATCATCGCGGGGATCTATCGCCAAGACGGTCCCAATGGCGGAAAACTCGCTCAAGTTGGAACGACCAATCTGATGGCGGAAATGATCGAGGCCGACGGAAAGACGCCTCGCATCGACGTTTGGCGACCGGGCGATCGACACGATTTTGCGACTTGGGAGAAACTTGATCCGCAATTCGCCGACTGGTCGACGGCCGAAGAGCCAAACACCCCAACCGCGACGATTGCGATCGACGATCGAACCTATGAAGCAAACTTCTATTGCGACACAAAGCAACAACTCGAACTTCGTACGATCGCCGACTGGATCATCCGGCCTCGGCTCTTGAAGACAACAGGCGTCGCGGAAGTCTTCATGCAGGGCGGCGATCGAAAACAGTATCAGATTTTGATCAACCCCACCGCACTGTTGGAATACGACATTACGGTGCAAGACGTTGAGAAAGCGCTGCGGGAAAGCAACATCAACACGAGCGGCGGGTTCGCCGTCACAGGCGAGACGGAACGCCCGATTCGTGTGCTTGGGCGACTCGGGCCGCAATCGCGAGTCGTCATTGAAGACCTCAAAAAGGTGCCGGTCGGCAGCAATCCGAAACGCTCCGTGTTGCTCGAACAAGTCGCCCGAGTGACCGAGGGACCGCAGTTCAAGCGGGGCGACGGAAGTGTCAACGGTCGGCCTGGAATCGTGTTCACGACGGTCAAACAACCGCACGTCGATACACGGCAACTGACCGACGATGTTGCGGCGGCGTTCGCGGAAGTCGAAGCGTCGTTGCCAGCCGACATCATCGTCAATAGCGAATTGTTTCGACTGAAGAACTTCATTGACCGCGGGATCTTTAACGTTGCAGAAGCCCTCGTGATCGGTGCTGTGCTGGTCATCATCGTGTTGTTCCTGTTCCTGCTGAATTTCCGTACGACGTTCATCACGCTAACCGCCATTCCGCTGTCGCTTGTGTTGACAACACTCGTTTTCCGATTGGTCGGGATCCTTAGCGGCAGTGAACTGTCGATCAACGTCATGACGCTTGGCGGTATCGCCGTTGCCATGGGCGAATTGGTCGATGATGCGATTGTAGACGTTGAGAACATTTTTCGGCGTTTGAAGCAAAACAACTCGCTGCCAATCGAAGAACAAAAGCCGTCGATCGTCATTGTCTTTGAAGCGAGTAAAGAGATTCGCAGTTCGATCGTTTTCGGCACCGCCGTTGTCATTCTTTCGTTCCTGCCACTGTTCGCGCTCTCGGGAGTGGAAGGCCGTTTGTTTACGCCGCTTGGCCTTGCGTACATCGTTTCAATTCTCGCATCGTTCGTCGTGTCGATGACAGTCACGCCGGTGCTTTCGTACTACTTGCTTCCAAAGTCAGGTGCGACTCACCACCAGGGCGACGGGTTCTTGCTGCACGGGCTGAAGAAGCTCGTCACGCCGCTGATACGACTTAGCATGTCAATGCCTCGCACGCTGCTGATCCTGACTTGGATCGCCGTCGCGCTGGCGGCTTGGCAAATGTCCCAGTTGGGCAGAAACTTCTTGCCGCCCTTCGACGAAGGCAGCATCCAAGTGAACGTGACGCTGCCGCCGGGTTCGTCACTGGATGCGTCGAACAAGGTGTCGCGTGCTATCGACGCGGTCTTTCAGTCAATGCAGAAGACAGACGAAACGCCCAACGGAGAAATTCTGTATTTTGTTCGCCGGACCGGTCGGGCCGAGATGGATGAACATGCATCGCCGGTGAACTTTGGCGAATACATCCTCAGCATGAATCCGGACTCCGGCACGAATCGCGAGGACATCCTTGCCGATTTGCTGGAGAAGATCAGCGACGAAGCGCCGGGTGTTGACATTGAAGTCGAACAACCGCTTGCCCACTTGATCAGCCACATGGTTTCGGGCGTCTACGCTCAAATTGCGATCAAAATTCACGGCGATGATCTCGACACGCTTGGTCGTGTAGCAGAGCAAGTCAAAAACACGATCCAGGATATCCCTGGCATCACGCCTCCGATCGTCGAGCCGATTCGCGAAACGGCCGAGTTGCACATCGAGTTGCGCGCAGACGACTTGGCTCTGCACGGCCTGACTCGAGAGTACGTTGCCAACGTGTTGCAAACGGCTTTGCAAGGCGAGGTGGTCTCACAAGTACTCGAAGGCCAACGTCGTTTCGATCTACTCGTTCGCTTGGAAGAGGAGTATCGGACCGACTATGCCAATCTCGGGCGTCTTCGTATCGACTTGCCGCATCAAGCCGACGAAACCGAACGCGGGCAGATTGAACTGCGAGAGGTCGCAGACATCGGTGAAGGCACGGGGCCAAACTCCGTCAATCGGGAAAACGCCCGCCGACGGATCGTGATCCGCTGCAATACGCAGGGCCGTGATCTTGCCAGTGCGGTGGGGGAAATCAAACAACGAGTCGACGATGAAGTGCAAATGCCGATCGGCTATTTCATCGAGTATGGCGGGCAGTTTGAAAGCCAGCAGCGTGCGACTCAGCTGATCATCGTTCTGGCCGGCATCTCCATCGTTGGAATGTTTGTGGTGCTGATGCTGCTGTTTCCATCGGTGCGTATCGTCCTGCAAGTTCTCAATGCCTTGCCGACCGCGTTCATCGGCGGTGTGCTGGCGTTGGTCATCACGCAGCAAAGTCTAACGGTCGCAAGCTTGGTTGGCTTCATTTCGCTCGGTGGGATCGCGGTTCGCAATGGGATTCTTCTGGTAACGCATTACTTCCACTTGATGAAAGAGGAAGGTCAAGACTTTTCGCAAGCGATGATCGTTCGCGGAAGCCTTGAACGACTCGCACCTGTGTTGATGACGGCGCTTACCGCGGGCATTGGACTGATTCCATTGGTTTTGGGTGGCCAAGAACCTGGACGTGAAATTCTTTACCCGGTGGCAACGGTCATCCTTGGTGGATTGACCACGTCAACCTTTTGCGAATTCCTGATTCACCCAGGACTGTTTTGGAAGTTCAGCGGCCGAGACGCCGCGCGGCTTGCCGAGCAAAAAACAGAGGAGGACGAACTGGCAATGATTTAG
- a CDS encoding DUF1569 domain-containing protein, whose amino-acid sequence MAATQKRTLDFHTGDEVIAEIQNLRRSGYTKTKTWNLTQICEHLTATMTGGMDGFGFRLPWILRATLIKWIFNRMLRTRKMSSGPTLDRLKPKSEPGPDDDAIINDCIATIERAKAFAGPIEDYPFLNELPVEDWKQFMWMHAGHHLGFLVPNEPDS is encoded by the coding sequence ATGGCAGCCACGCAAAAACGAACGCTCGACTTTCACACCGGCGATGAAGTGATCGCGGAGATTCAAAATCTCCGTAGAAGCGGTTATACGAAAACCAAAACTTGGAACCTCACCCAGATCTGCGAACACCTCACCGCAACCATGACCGGCGGTATGGACGGTTTTGGATTTCGGCTGCCGTGGATCTTGCGAGCCACCCTCATCAAGTGGATTTTCAATCGCATGTTGCGGACCCGCAAGATGTCCAGCGGACCGACCTTGGATCGTTTGAAGCCCAAGTCGGAACCTGGCCCCGATGACGACGCGATCATCAATGATTGTATCGCGACGATCGAGCGTGCGAAGGCGTTTGCAGGCCCAATCGAGGACTATCCGTTCCTGAACGAGTTGCCGGTCGAGGATTGGAAACAGTTCATGTGGATGCACGCCGGCCATCACCTGGGGTTCCTTGTCCCCAACGAGCCTGACTCATGA
- a CDS encoding efflux RND transporter periplasmic adaptor subunit produces the protein MKHFLSVFQALVGPTIIIGVVAALWFFRAELFGSKEVSDTPPASSSGESAEKQTVLEISEQARKNLGLSSAPAKPQSYWRSVTIPGVVADRPGLSDRGVTSPAVGIVTAIHAFPGDTMGPGNPLFTLRLFSEYLQSTQTQLFKANREIGIIQEQIDRLSGAVSAGAVSKAKMIELRADMSRQRAIIQSSRQDLLTRGLRPEQIDLVQQQGQFVSTIEVTAPPPLVGQNTSIDESRKPVQQANLITDSSSSSHVAYEVQELSVEMGQQVQAGELLAKLSNHQSLYVVGHAFKREASFLEKAAAENRPVEIEFAEDKASDWPMIAQSFHIRHLSNSIDPDSRTFDFFIPLSNQSHAYTKSGKQFLVWRFRPGQRARIRVPVEQFEDVIVVPAEAVVRDGPEAYVFRQNGDLFKQLPVHVLHEDRQSIVIANDGSIPRGSYLAQSSAASLNRVLKSQTASGEQPGLHVHPDGTVHAAH, from the coding sequence ATGAAACACTTCCTATCCGTTTTCCAAGCCCTGGTCGGGCCGACAATCATCATCGGCGTGGTCGCCGCACTCTGGTTCTTCCGAGCTGAATTGTTCGGTAGTAAAGAGGTAAGCGATACGCCGCCTGCTAGCTCGTCGGGCGAGTCTGCCGAGAAGCAGACGGTGCTTGAGATCAGCGAGCAAGCAAGGAAAAACCTTGGCTTGTCATCCGCTCCCGCGAAGCCGCAATCGTACTGGCGCTCGGTCACCATCCCCGGTGTCGTAGCAGATCGCCCGGGGTTGTCAGATCGGGGTGTAACGTCGCCTGCGGTTGGCATCGTGACCGCGATTCATGCGTTTCCGGGCGACACGATGGGACCTGGCAATCCCCTGTTCACACTCCGCCTGTTCAGTGAATACCTGCAGAGCACGCAAACACAACTTTTCAAGGCAAACCGAGAGATCGGCATCATTCAAGAGCAGATCGACCGCTTGTCCGGAGCCGTTAGCGCAGGTGCTGTGTCCAAGGCAAAGATGATCGAACTGCGAGCGGACATGAGCCGCCAGCGAGCGATCATTCAATCCTCTCGGCAAGATTTGCTGACCCGTGGCTTGCGTCCCGAGCAAATTGATCTCGTTCAACAACAAGGGCAGTTCGTCTCAACCATCGAAGTCACCGCCCCACCACCATTGGTTGGGCAAAATACTTCGATCGACGAATCCAGAAAGCCCGTTCAGCAAGCGAATCTTATCACAGATTCCTCTTCATCGAGCCACGTGGCCTATGAAGTCCAAGAATTGAGCGTGGAAATGGGCCAGCAGGTGCAAGCCGGCGAGTTGCTCGCCAAGTTATCGAACCACCAATCGCTGTACGTCGTTGGACACGCCTTCAAACGCGAAGCGTCGTTCTTGGAAAAGGCGGCGGCAGAGAATCGTCCCGTCGAGATCGAGTTTGCGGAGGACAAAGCCAGTGATTGGCCGATGATCGCGCAATCGTTTCACATTCGGCATCTATCGAATTCGATCGACCCTGATAGCCGCACCTTTGACTTCTTTATCCCATTATCGAATCAGTCTCACGCCTACACAAAATCGGGAAAACAGTTCTTGGTTTGGCGATTCCGGCCCGGCCAACGAGCCAGGATTCGCGTGCCGGTCGAGCAGTTTGAGGACGTCATCGTTGTGCCTGCCGAAGCGGTCGTGCGTGACGGCCCCGAGGCGTATGTGTTCCGTCAGAACGGCGACCTCTTCAAACAGTTGCCGGTTCATGTGCTGCACGAAGACCGACAGTCGATTGTGATCGCCAATGACGGCAGCATTCCACGCGGAAGCTATTTGGCCCAGAGTTCCGCCGCATCGTTAAATCGAGTCTTGAAATCGCAAACAGCCAGCGGCGAGCAGCCCGGCCTGCACGTCCATCCGGACGGAACCGTTCACGCCGCACACTGA
- a CDS encoding DUF305 domain-containing protein, whose product MSNYRLFGAMIATSTTVMLLLMYLNTYAIDHVYWSETRFYMALVMGATMAVIMLSFMLGMYKSTKTNAAIFATSVAVFAGSLYLVRSQETVEDVSWMKAMIPHHSIAILTSERAEISDPRVRELADQIIEAQRKEIAEMKKLIADLEEENSSTVASR is encoded by the coding sequence ATGTCCAACTACCGACTCTTTGGAGCAATGATCGCAACGTCGACCACCGTCATGCTGTTGTTGATGTATCTGAACACCTACGCGATCGACCACGTTTACTGGAGCGAGACTCGCTTTTACATGGCACTCGTGATGGGAGCGACGATGGCGGTGATTATGTTGTCGTTCATGCTCGGCATGTACAAGAGTACGAAGACCAACGCGGCCATTTTCGCTACCAGCGTCGCCGTCTTCGCCGGGTCGCTGTACCTCGTACGCAGCCAAGAGACCGTCGAAGATGTCTCGTGGATGAAGGCGATGATCCCACACCACTCGATCGCGATCCTGACCAGCGAACGAGCCGAAATCAGCGACCCACGAGTCCGCGAACTGGCCGACCAAATCATCGAAGCCCAAAGGAAGGAGATCGCAGAGATGAAGAAGCTGATTGCGGATTTGGAAGAGGAAAACTCTTCTACTGTTGCGTCGAGATAA
- a CDS encoding heavy metal translocating P-type ATPase encodes MDHTEDRAREKQIDPVCGMTVPADSPRSAEFEGEKYVFCSDRCLTKFEHDPAGVLADKDGESGSPGDGKMEHSCCGGSATKAKRKPSSTQRLPDSPSPDSQTLFTCPMHPEIEQVGPGDCPICGMDLEPKVVALDDEGEDQQYADMKRRFCVGVALSVPLLVIAMGPMVGLRVADWMSQTVFGWVQLALATPVVFWCGWPLLVRGAKSFRTMNLNMFSLIAVGTLAAYLFSFVVVLLPGVIPEAFFENGVPPLYFEAAAVIITLVLLGQVLELRARQQTGGAIRELMKLAPDTAHRMTDDGEEDVSLDSVRQGDRLRVRPGEKVPVDGKVLSGSSSVDESMLTGEPMPVKKVEGDEITGGTLNQTGALVMEAVGVGGDTVLNRIVQMVADAQRSRAPIQKLVDVVARYFVPAVIACSILAFIGWAVFGPEPQLAHAFVAAVAVLIIACPCALGLATPMSVMVGVGRGAKEGVLIKNAEVLEVMEKVDTIVVDKTGTLTQGRPEVTGVETFGGWNENDVLTLAAAVEAQSEHPLAQAVVRRAKADELQLVEAEEFNSITGGGVRARVDDHDVLIGKADLLVEQGIEGVDAGRDKAGSHQAEGATVVFVAIDGKLAAILAITDPIKQSTPAALKTLHELALKVVMLTGDAEPTAKAVASKLGIDEFHAGFSPEEKHDFVRKLTEKGKTVAMCGDGINDAPALAEANVGIAMGTGTGVAIESAGVTLVGGDLRGVAAAANLSRKTMSNIRQNLFFAFIYNALGIPVAAGLLYPIFGVLLSPMIAAAAMSFSSVSVIANALRLRAAKLT; translated from the coding sequence ATGGACCACACCGAAGATAGAGCGAGGGAGAAGCAGATCGATCCGGTTTGCGGAATGACCGTCCCCGCGGATAGCCCACGATCGGCCGAGTTTGAAGGCGAGAAGTACGTGTTTTGCAGCGATCGGTGCTTGACGAAGTTCGAGCACGACCCGGCGGGCGTGCTTGCAGACAAAGATGGGGAGAGTGGGAGTCCGGGAGATGGGAAGATGGAGCATTCGTGCTGTGGCGGATCAGCGACCAAGGCGAAGCGAAAACCATCATCGACGCAACGTCTTCCCGACTCCCCCTCTCCCGACTCCCAGACTCTTTTTACTTGTCCAATGCACCCGGAGATCGAGCAAGTTGGCCCCGGCGATTGCCCGATTTGTGGAATGGACTTGGAGCCGAAGGTCGTCGCGTTGGATGACGAGGGTGAAGATCAACAATACGCCGACATGAAACGTCGCTTTTGCGTTGGCGTTGCGTTGTCGGTGCCATTGCTCGTGATCGCGATGGGGCCGATGGTGGGTTTGCGGGTCGCGGATTGGATGAGCCAAACCGTCTTTGGCTGGGTGCAGTTGGCGTTGGCGACACCGGTTGTGTTCTGGTGCGGATGGCCCTTGTTGGTTCGTGGAGCCAAGTCATTTCGCACGATGAACTTGAACATGTTCTCGTTGATCGCGGTGGGCACGTTGGCGGCGTATCTGTTCAGTTTCGTCGTCGTGTTGCTTCCTGGTGTGATCCCGGAAGCCTTTTTCGAAAACGGTGTCCCGCCACTCTATTTTGAAGCCGCGGCGGTGATCATCACGCTGGTGTTGCTTGGACAAGTATTGGAACTGCGAGCACGACAACAGACGGGCGGAGCGATTCGCGAACTCATGAAGCTTGCTCCCGACACGGCGCACCGAATGACAGACGATGGCGAGGAAGACGTCTCGCTCGATTCAGTCCGCCAAGGCGATCGGCTGCGCGTTCGTCCTGGCGAAAAAGTTCCGGTCGATGGAAAAGTATTGAGTGGGTCGAGCAGCGTTGACGAGTCGATGCTGACGGGCGAGCCGATGCCGGTGAAGAAAGTGGAAGGCGACGAGATCACGGGCGGGACCTTGAACCAGACCGGTGCGCTCGTGATGGAGGCCGTCGGTGTTGGCGGCGACACCGTTCTGAACCGGATCGTGCAAATGGTTGCCGACGCTCAACGAAGTCGCGCGCCGATTCAGAAGCTTGTCGATGTGGTCGCTCGTTACTTCGTGCCGGCGGTAATCGCTTGTTCGATTCTCGCGTTCATCGGCTGGGCCGTGTTTGGTCCTGAACCGCAACTCGCTCATGCGTTCGTAGCGGCCGTTGCGGTGTTGATCATTGCTTGTCCATGCGCGCTAGGGCTGGCGACGCCCATGTCGGTGATGGTGGGTGTTGGCCGCGGTGCCAAGGAAGGCGTCTTGATTAAGAACGCGGAAGTCCTTGAAGTCATGGAGAAGGTTGACACGATTGTTGTCGACAAGACGGGCACGCTGACGCAGGGACGACCGGAAGTGACGGGGGTCGAAACGTTTGGTGGCTGGAATGAGAATGATGTGTTGACGTTGGCTGCTGCGGTCGAAGCCCAGAGCGAGCATCCGTTGGCTCAGGCGGTCGTTCGCCGAGCGAAGGCGGATGAGTTGCAGCTTGTGGAGGCAGAAGAGTTCAACAGTATCACCGGTGGTGGCGTTCGCGCCCGCGTCGATGATCATGATGTGTTGATCGGCAAGGCTGACCTTTTGGTCGAACAAGGCATCGAGGGCGTCGATGCGGGTCGGGACAAAGCGGGATCGCATCAGGCCGAGGGGGCGACGGTTGTGTTTGTGGCGATCGACGGCAAGTTGGCGGCAATCCTGGCCATCACGGACCCAATCAAGCAAAGCACTCCTGCAGCACTTAAGACCTTGCATGAACTGGCATTGAAAGTCGTGATGTTGACCGGCGATGCCGAACCGACCGCGAAAGCCGTCGCATCGAAACTGGGCATCGACGAGTTTCATGCCGGGTTTTCGCCCGAGGAAAAGCATGACTTCGTCCGCAAGCTGACGGAGAAAGGCAAAACAGTTGCGATGTGTGGCGATGGAATCAACGACGCTCCTGCACTCGCCGAAGCGAATGTTGGCATCGCCATGGGCACGGGGACGGGCGTTGCGATTGAGTCCGCCGGCGTCACGCTCGTCGGTGGCGATCTGCGCGGGGTGGCGGCGGCGGCGAACTTGAGTCGCAAAACGATGAGCAACATTCGTCAAAATCTGTTCTTCGCTTTCATCTACAACGCACTGGGAATTCCGGTCGCGGCTGGGTTGCTGTATCCAATCTTCGGCGTGCTGCTGAGCCCCATGATTGCAGCGGCAGCGATGAGTTTTAGCAGTGTATCCGTGATTGCAAATGCGTTGCGATTGCGTGCCGCTAAACTCACGTAA
- a CDS encoding GNAT family N-acetyltransferase, translated as MSSAQDEFFEAIVRDFAIVYDKEEPVAAIATQTFDVVGTQLIGGNSALPQNLPEQWKRKSLSLLKRRIMICGNVHTWGPHGVAIAAGQDHQRVWQGIAECLYRIRRANRLHGQVDYVIVKDLLESDPLDASALEPFRYRSMETEPNMVLSLHPQWQSMDDYLGSLTKRYRAAARKVKKPFDCDTLSVSPIENLRDESDRILELYKAVAAKADVCLFELNITTLPRIAESLDDDFETIGIRENGLLIGYVTVIRDGETAIGFYLGMDYEANARLPVYHALLLAVIEQAIRWRCKRISFGRTALEAKSRLGCKPETVHVWVRHRVPLLNFVVHQLLKNVNHDEPPERNPFKDANNETLP; from the coding sequence TTGAGTTCCGCTCAGGATGAGTTCTTTGAAGCGATTGTTCGCGACTTCGCCATCGTCTACGACAAGGAAGAACCGGTGGCCGCAATCGCGACTCAAACATTCGATGTTGTCGGAACTCAACTGATTGGTGGAAATTCAGCGTTACCGCAGAATCTGCCCGAGCAATGGAAACGGAAGTCACTGTCATTGCTAAAACGCCGGATCATGATTTGTGGCAATGTTCATACATGGGGGCCACATGGCGTGGCAATCGCGGCGGGCCAGGATCATCAACGCGTTTGGCAGGGCATCGCCGAATGTCTGTATCGAATCCGACGCGCCAATCGACTCCATGGCCAGGTCGACTATGTGATCGTCAAAGACCTACTCGAATCGGACCCGTTGGATGCGTCGGCATTGGAACCGTTTCGCTACCGATCGATGGAGACCGAGCCGAACATGGTTCTTTCGCTTCATCCACAGTGGCAGTCGATGGACGACTATCTGGGTAGTTTGACAAAGCGTTACCGCGCTGCAGCGAGGAAAGTCAAAAAGCCGTTCGATTGCGACACTCTTTCAGTATCGCCGATTGAAAACCTAAGAGACGAATCAGACCGAATCTTGGAATTGTACAAGGCGGTGGCAGCGAAGGCAGATGTCTGCCTGTTTGAATTGAACATCACGACGCTTCCACGAATCGCCGAATCGTTGGATGATGATTTCGAGACGATTGGGATCCGTGAAAATGGATTGTTGATCGGATACGTGACTGTCATTCGTGACGGCGAAACAGCAATCGGTTTCTACTTGGGCATGGACTACGAAGCAAACGCACGATTGCCCGTCTATCACGCATTGCTGTTGGCCGTGATCGAACAAGCCATTCGTTGGCGATGCAAACGCATTTCGTTTGGACGAACGGCGTTGGAGGCCAAGAGTCGTTTGGGTTGCAAACCCGAGACCGTTCACGTTTGGGTCAGGCATCGTGTTCCTCTCCTCAATTTTGTCGTTCACCAATTACTGAAGAACGTCAATCACGACGAACCGCCAGAGCGAAATCCGTTTAAGGATGCCAACAATGAAACGCTGCCTTGA